The following coding sequences are from one Ramlibacter henchirensis window:
- the soxX gene encoding sulfur oxidation c-type cytochrome SoxX — MNRKMLALGAAVVGVAAVGCASMSPGPSTAELDKLTQEMVKASFRSQGIAKVERVTDIDETLRLCNAADVAGKQLDAATAKRLEEANLKTVKWPSDGKFLGDWKQGEQIAQSGRGLTWTDTANAANGGNCYNCHQISKEEISFGTIGPSLYNYGKLRGVTDPNSPAAKPIVEYTWGKIYNAKAYNACSNMPRAGHMGNLTEAQIKHVMALLLDPQSPVNK; from the coding sequence ATGAATCGCAAGATGCTGGCGCTCGGCGCGGCGGTGGTTGGCGTGGCTGCCGTGGGCTGCGCGAGCATGTCGCCGGGACCGTCCACCGCCGAACTCGACAAGCTGACGCAGGAGATGGTGAAGGCCAGCTTCCGCAGCCAGGGCATCGCCAAGGTGGAGCGTGTCACCGACATCGACGAGACGCTGCGCCTGTGCAACGCGGCCGACGTGGCCGGCAAGCAGCTGGATGCGGCCACGGCCAAGCGCCTGGAGGAGGCCAACCTCAAGACCGTGAAGTGGCCCAGCGACGGCAAGTTCCTGGGCGACTGGAAGCAGGGCGAGCAGATCGCGCAGAGCGGCCGCGGCCTCACCTGGACCGACACGGCCAACGCGGCGAACGGCGGCAACTGCTACAACTGCCACCAGATCAGCAAGGAGGAGATCTCCTTCGGCACCATCGGCCCCAGCCTCTACAACTACGGCAAGCTGCGCGGCGTGACCGACCCGAACAGCCCCGCGGCCAAGCCGATCGTGGAATACACCTGGGGGAAGATCTACAACGCGAAGGCCTACAACGCCTGCTCCAACATGCCGCGCGCAGGGCACATGGGCAACCTCACCGAGGCGCAGATCAAGCACGTGATGGCGCTGCTGCTCGATCCGCAGTCGCCGGTGAACAAGTAA
- the soxA gene encoding sulfur oxidation c-type cytochrome SoxA, which yields MKTRTLAALAAAALAAGGAAAQQQPKSATQSIEEYRAMLADGNPAELFEAKGEELWKQKRGPKNASLEQCDLGKGPGVVKGAFVELPRWFADTGKVQDLESRLVTCMERLQGLNAAEIAKTPFGRGEMANVTALATWVAAESRGMPFNLPQSHAQEKVAYEVGKRIFFMRAGTHDFSCASCHGEEGKRIRLQDLPNLTKNPGDGVGFAAWPAYRVSNGQMWSMQLRLNDCYRQQRFPYPEFGSDALSALSTYLGVNARGAKSAAPTIKR from the coding sequence ATGAAGACGAGGACCCTCGCGGCCCTCGCCGCGGCCGCCCTTGCGGCGGGCGGCGCGGCGGCGCAGCAGCAGCCGAAGTCGGCCACCCAGTCGATCGAGGAATACCGGGCCATGCTGGCCGACGGCAACCCGGCCGAACTGTTCGAGGCCAAGGGCGAGGAACTGTGGAAGCAGAAACGCGGCCCGAAGAACGCATCGCTCGAGCAGTGCGACCTGGGCAAGGGTCCGGGCGTGGTCAAGGGCGCCTTCGTCGAGCTGCCGCGCTGGTTCGCGGACACCGGCAAGGTGCAGGACCTGGAATCGCGCCTGGTGACGTGCATGGAGCGCCTGCAGGGCCTGAACGCCGCGGAGATCGCGAAGACGCCTTTCGGCCGTGGCGAGATGGCGAACGTCACGGCGCTGGCCACCTGGGTCGCGGCGGAGTCCAGGGGCATGCCCTTCAACCTGCCGCAGTCGCATGCGCAGGAAAAGGTGGCCTACGAGGTCGGCAAGCGCATCTTCTTCATGCGCGCCGGCACGCACGATTTCTCCTGTGCCTCCTGCCACGGCGAGGAGGGCAAGCGCATCCGGCTGCAGGACCTGCCCAACCTGACCAAGAACCCCGGCGATGGCGTAGGCTTCGCGGCCTGGCCCGCCTACCGCGTGTCCAACGGACAGATGTGGAGCATGCAGCTGCGCCTGAACGACTGCTACCGGCAGCAGCGCTTCCCGTACCCCGAGTTCGGCAGCGACGCGCTCAGCGCGCTGTCCACGTACCTGGGCGTCAACGCCAGGGGCGCGAAGTCCGCTGCGCCCACCATCAAGCGCTGA
- the soxZ gene encoding thiosulfate oxidation carrier complex protein SoxZ, translated as MADPMRIRAQAQGSGAVVRVLMSHEMETGQRKDAAGKVIPAWHITDVTATHNGKQVLAAEWGPGVAKNPFLQFTVKGAKAGDKIAVTWKDNKGDTRTDEATVS; from the coding sequence ATGGCAGATCCGATGCGCATCCGCGCACAGGCCCAGGGCAGCGGCGCCGTCGTCCGCGTCCTCATGAGCCACGAGATGGAGACCGGCCAGCGCAAGGACGCGGCCGGCAAGGTGATCCCGGCCTGGCACATCACCGACGTCACCGCCACGCACAACGGCAAGCAGGTGCTGGCCGCCGAATGGGGCCCAGGCGTGGCCAAGAACCCCTTTCTGCAGTTCACCGTCAAGGGCGCCAAGGCAGGTGACAAGATCGCCGTGACCTGGAAGGACAACAAGGGCGACACGCGCACCGACGAGGCCACCGTCAGCTGA
- the soxY gene encoding thiosulfate oxidation carrier protein SoxY: MKTTRRQTLQQSAAVAGLLATSGLFPQHAHAWTNAAFEAKTVPDALKAYGGGAPTESKDVTLTAPDIAENGAVVPMGVATTLANVKHLLVMVEKNPFPLVAKFDVSESVDPNFLTRAKMGQSSDVYAVAITRDGKALYAKKEVKVTLGGCGG, translated from the coding sequence ATGAAGACCACCCGCCGACAGACCCTCCAGCAAAGCGCCGCAGTCGCGGGCCTGCTGGCCACCAGCGGCCTGTTCCCGCAGCACGCGCATGCATGGACCAACGCCGCCTTCGAGGCCAAGACCGTGCCCGATGCGCTCAAGGCCTACGGCGGCGGCGCGCCGACGGAAAGCAAGGACGTGACGCTCACCGCGCCCGACATCGCCGAGAACGGCGCGGTCGTGCCCATGGGCGTGGCCACCACGCTGGCCAACGTCAAGCACCTGCTGGTGATGGTGGAGAAGAACCCCTTCCCGCTGGTGGCGAAGTTCGACGTCAGCGAATCGGTCGATCCCAACTTCCTCACCCGCGCCAAGATGGGCCAGTCGTCCGACGTGTACGCGGTGGCGATCACGCGCGACGGCAAGGCGCTGTACGCCAAGAAGGAAGTCAAGGTCACGCTCGGCGGCTGCGGCGGCTGA
- a CDS encoding c-type cytochrome, whose amino-acid sequence MSSWARPLFALALAAIACGANAQAAKFPGIGRDATSAEVKAWDIDVRPDFHGLPPGSGSVARGQQVWEDKCASCHGVFGESNSVFNPLVGGTTRADIEKGRVANLQRPDYPGRTTMMKLPTLSTLWDYINRAMPWNQPKSLSVEEVYAVTAYMLNLADVVPADFTLSDRNIAQVQQRLPNRNGMSSAHAMWPGKELRGTVKPDVTGSACMKDCAVEPRVASLLPPHARNAHGNLAEQNRGVGPQRGADTRAAGAAPAVASAAPADGGVSTLLQKNNCTACHAAGQRIIGPSWAEVAQRHAGKADYLAGKIRGGSSGVWGNVPMPPQALDEAAARQVADWLANGAK is encoded by the coding sequence ATGTCCAGCTGGGCTAGGCCTCTCTTCGCCCTTGCGCTCGCGGCCATCGCGTGCGGCGCCAACGCGCAGGCGGCGAAGTTTCCCGGCATCGGCCGCGACGCCACGTCGGCCGAAGTGAAGGCCTGGGACATCGACGTGCGTCCCGACTTCCATGGCCTGCCGCCGGGCTCGGGCAGCGTCGCGCGCGGCCAGCAGGTGTGGGAGGACAAGTGCGCCTCCTGCCATGGCGTGTTCGGCGAATCGAATTCGGTGTTCAACCCGCTGGTCGGCGGCACGACCCGGGCCGACATCGAGAAGGGCCGCGTGGCGAACCTGCAGCGCCCCGACTATCCCGGCCGCACCACGATGATGAAGCTGCCCACGCTGTCGACGCTGTGGGACTACATCAACCGCGCGATGCCGTGGAACCAGCCGAAGTCGCTGAGCGTGGAAGAGGTCTACGCCGTCACCGCCTACATGCTGAACCTGGCCGACGTGGTGCCTGCGGACTTCACGCTGTCCGACCGCAACATCGCGCAGGTGCAGCAGCGGCTGCCCAATCGAAACGGCATGAGCAGCGCCCACGCGATGTGGCCCGGCAAGGAATTGAGGGGTACGGTCAAACCCGACGTGACCGGCAGCGCCTGCATGAAGGATTGCGCGGTCGAGCCCAGGGTCGCCTCGCTGCTGCCCCCGCACGCGCGCAACGCGCACGGCAACCTGGCCGAGCAGAACCGGGGCGTGGGGCCGCAGCGCGGCGCCGACACGCGGGCCGCAGGCGCCGCGCCGGCCGTGGCGAGTGCAGCGCCGGCCGATGGCGGCGTCAGCACGCTGCTGCAGAAGAACAACTGCACCGCCTGCCATGCGGCCGGCCAGCGCATCATCGGCCCGAGCTGGGCCGAGGTCGCGCAACGCCACGCCGGCAAGGCCGATTACCTTGCAGGCAAAATCCGGGGTGGAAGCTCAGGCGTGTGGGGCAACGTGCCCATGCCGCCGCAGGCCCTGGACGAAGCCGCGGCCCGCCAGGTCGCCGATTGGCTGGCCAATGGGGCGAAGTAG
- the soxC gene encoding sulfite dehydrogenase has protein sequence MDTGRVRKAPENFLDAEGIRRAASEYRQGRRDFLRGAFAAAAAAGAVGSARAQSAGDRNILELPEHSKGLGQAVATDGYGKPSKYEANVQRRQSPGLTQTRQASVSFAPLQSLFGIVTPSGLHFERHHQGWWDIDPSKHRLMVNGLVKSAKVFTMDELMRLPSVSRFHFIECGANTGMEWGNVAVPTCQYTHGMLSCSEFTGVPLITLLEMAGADLNKGRFVLAEGGDGSSMTRTIPMDLVRSGEVLVAYGQNGEMLRPENGYPLRLVVPGVQGVSWIKYLRRVEVGDQPWGAKDEAVHYVDLMPDGTHRQYTSLQECKSVVTTPSGGQVLLDKGFYSITGLAWSGRGKVRQVDVSVDGGRNWRAARLQEPVMSKCLTRFSLDWVWDGKPAIIQSRARDETGYVQPTYRQLRAVRGTRSIYHNNAIQSWLVEESGEVKNVQLG, from the coding sequence ATGGACACCGGCCGCGTCCGCAAGGCGCCCGAGAATTTCCTGGATGCCGAGGGCATCCGCCGCGCGGCAAGCGAATACCGCCAGGGACGGCGCGACTTCCTGCGGGGCGCTTTCGCGGCCGCAGCAGCGGCGGGCGCTGTCGGCTCCGCGCGTGCGCAATCCGCAGGCGACCGCAACATCCTCGAGCTGCCCGAGCACAGCAAGGGCCTGGGGCAGGCGGTCGCCACCGACGGCTACGGCAAGCCTTCGAAGTACGAGGCCAACGTGCAGCGCCGGCAGAGCCCGGGCCTCACGCAGACCCGGCAGGCGTCGGTGTCCTTCGCGCCGCTGCAATCGCTGTTCGGCATCGTCACGCCCAGCGGCCTGCACTTCGAGCGGCACCACCAGGGCTGGTGGGACATCGATCCTTCCAAACACCGGTTGATGGTCAACGGCCTGGTGAAGTCGGCCAAGGTCTTCACCATGGACGAGCTGATGCGGCTGCCGTCGGTGTCGCGCTTCCATTTCATCGAATGCGGCGCCAACACCGGCATGGAATGGGGCAACGTCGCCGTGCCCACCTGCCAGTACACGCACGGCATGCTCTCCTGCAGCGAGTTCACCGGCGTGCCGCTGATCACGCTGCTGGAGATGGCCGGAGCGGACTTGAACAAAGGCCGCTTCGTGCTGGCCGAAGGCGGCGACGGGTCCTCGATGACGCGCACGATCCCGATGGACCTGGTGCGCTCGGGCGAAGTGCTGGTGGCCTACGGCCAGAACGGCGAGATGCTGCGGCCGGAGAACGGCTATCCCTTGCGGCTGGTCGTGCCCGGCGTCCAAGGCGTGAGCTGGATCAAGTACCTGCGCCGCGTCGAGGTGGGCGACCAGCCCTGGGGCGCGAAGGACGAGGCGGTGCACTACGTGGACCTGATGCCCGACGGCACCCACCGCCAGTACACCAGTCTCCAGGAATGCAAGAGCGTGGTCACCACGCCTTCGGGCGGGCAGGTGCTGCTGGACAAGGGCTTCTACAGCATCACCGGCCTGGCCTGGTCGGGCCGCGGCAAGGTGCGGCAGGTCGATGTGTCGGTCGACGGAGGGCGCAACTGGCGCGCCGCGCGGCTTCAGGAGCCCGTGATGAGCAAGTGCCTCACCCGCTTCTCGCTGGACTGGGTGTGGGACGGCAAGCCCGCGATCATCCAGAGCCGCGCCCGCGACGAGACCGGCTACGTGCAGCCCACCTACCGGCAGCTGCGCGCGGTGCGCGGCACGCGTTCGATCTACCACAACAACGCGATCCAGTCCTGGCTGGTCGAGGAAAGTGGCGAGGTGAAGAATGTCCAGCTGGGCTAG
- a CDS encoding MBL fold metallo-hydrolase, with amino-acid sequence MRLPRARALLFSLVFFAAAAGAQAQPPAMSPQQVSPSAWFVQGASALGSPANQNFISNAGFVITPAGVVLVDALGSPALAQRLLAEIRKLTPQPVTHVVLTHYHADHIYGLQVFKAAGAKVIAHRGARDYLASDTARLRLEASRGELAPWIDASTQLVAPDEWLDGPRDLVVGGVTLRLLPAGPAHTPEDLLIWLPAEKVLFAGDLAFRGRIPFVGQADSRRWIDALDQILGLGAEVVVPGHGPLTRDARADLQLTRDYLVHLRRVMGQAAKNLEPWEGAYRAADWSRFEHLPLFQAANRMNAYNTYLLMEQEKD; translated from the coding sequence ATGCGCCTGCCGCGGGCACGCGCCCTGCTGTTCTCGCTGGTGTTCTTCGCCGCGGCGGCGGGCGCGCAAGCGCAGCCGCCCGCGATGTCGCCGCAGCAGGTCTCGCCTTCAGCCTGGTTCGTGCAGGGTGCGTCCGCGCTGGGCTCGCCGGCCAACCAGAACTTCATCTCCAACGCGGGCTTCGTGATCACGCCGGCCGGCGTCGTGCTGGTCGATGCGCTGGGCTCGCCCGCGCTGGCGCAGCGGCTGCTGGCGGAGATCCGCAAGCTCACCCCGCAGCCGGTCACGCACGTGGTCCTCACGCACTACCACGCCGATCACATCTACGGCCTGCAGGTGTTCAAGGCCGCGGGCGCGAAGGTGATCGCGCACCGCGGCGCGCGCGACTACCTGGCGTCCGATACGGCACGGCTGCGGCTGGAAGCCTCGCGCGGCGAGCTGGCGCCGTGGATCGACGCGAGCACGCAGCTGGTCGCGCCGGACGAATGGCTGGACGGTCCACGCGACCTGGTGGTCGGCGGCGTCACGCTGCGGTTGCTGCCGGCCGGTCCGGCGCACACGCCGGAGGACCTGCTCATCTGGTTGCCTGCGGAGAAGGTGCTGTTCGCGGGCGACCTGGCGTTCCGCGGCCGAATCCCGTTCGTGGGCCAGGCCGACAGCCGCCGCTGGATCGACGCGCTCGACCAGATCCTGGGGCTCGGCGCTGAAGTGGTGGTCCCGGGGCACGGTCCACTCACGCGCGATGCGCGGGCGGACCTGCAGCTCACGCGCGATTACCTGGTCCACCTGCGCCGCGTGATGGGCCAGGCGGCGAAGAACCTGGAGCCCTGGGAAGGCGCGTACCGCGCGGCCGACTGGAGCCGCTTCGAGCACCTGCCGCTGTTCCAGGCCGCCAACCGAATGAACGCCTACAACACCTACCTGCTGATGGAGCAGGAGAAGGACTGA
- a CDS encoding ArsR/SmtB family transcription factor — MPAARSRKEAAAVETDEVFEMAAEVFRVMSSPMRLKIISSLCNGEKNVSELLAEIDTTQPNMSQHLNTLYQAGVLGKRREGVQIYYRIVNDRVVTLCRAVCTQIAIEADVAR, encoded by the coding sequence ATGCCCGCCGCCCGCTCGCGCAAGGAAGCCGCCGCCGTCGAGACCGACGAGGTCTTCGAGATGGCCGCGGAGGTGTTCCGCGTGATGTCCTCGCCGATGCGGCTGAAGATCATCAGCAGCCTGTGCAACGGCGAGAAGAACGTCAGCGAACTGCTGGCCGAGATCGACACCACCCAGCCCAACATGTCGCAGCACCTGAACACGCTCTACCAGGCCGGCGTGCTGGGCAAGCGGCGCGAGGGCGTGCAGATCTACTACCGCATCGTCAACGACCGCGTGGTCACCCTCTGCCGGGCGGTCTGCACGCAGATCGCGATCGAGGCCGACGTCGCGCGCTGA
- a CDS encoding DsrE family protein has translation MRTFVRHVVLLLAFVSSVAFAQDKVVYHFDDAEAQATKGLRNIRNHLDVAPDTKIVVVTHAAGIDMLMEGARDKKNPNIDYASLVSALKGRGVRFEVCEITLRNRSIGKDKFIMDAEFTPSGVVRIGQLQSREQYAYIKP, from the coding sequence ATGCGCACTTTCGTCCGCCACGTCGTCCTCCTCCTGGCCTTCGTGTCATCCGTCGCCTTCGCGCAGGACAAGGTGGTCTACCACTTCGACGACGCCGAGGCGCAGGCCACCAAGGGCCTGCGCAACATCCGCAACCACCTCGACGTGGCGCCCGACACGAAGATCGTCGTGGTCACGCATGCGGCCGGCATCGACATGCTGATGGAAGGCGCGCGCGACAAGAAGAACCCGAACATCGACTACGCCTCGCTGGTGAGCGCGCTCAAGGGGCGCGGCGTGCGCTTCGAGGTCTGCGAAATCACGCTTCGCAACCGCAGCATCGGCAAGGACAAGTTCATCATGGACGCCGAGTTCACGCCGTCCGGCGTGGTGCGCATCGGGCAGCTGCAGTCGCGCGAGCAGTACGCCTACATCAAGCCCTGA
- a CDS encoding YeeE/YedE family protein — protein sequence MTVEELARLGQQVLWAAFLISFAFGALVQRTGFCTMGAVSDVVAMGDSTRLRQWGLAAATAMLGFAAFSAAGWLVTPQTLYASNRWLWLSALAGGALFGFGMVLASGCVSKSLVRAGAGNLKSLVVVIVTGIAAFATLKGITAVLRVSTVDRVGLEFAGNADLGGLLARTSGLSPSAAALLAGGLIGAGLLLWALSSPEARRPINLAAGFGVGLLVLAMWWTTGRLGHLAEHPQTLEEVWLATNSTRAEGLSFVAPTGYVLDWLMFFSDASKRLTVGIVSVAGVLCGSAAMALARRDFRWEGFGGTSDLGHHLTGAVLMGVGGVTALGCSIGQGVTGLSTLSLTSIVAVAAMIGGAVAAVKYQVWRVERS from the coding sequence ATGACCGTTGAAGAGCTGGCCCGGCTCGGCCAGCAGGTCCTCTGGGCCGCGTTCCTGATCTCGTTCGCGTTCGGCGCGCTGGTGCAGCGCACCGGCTTTTGCACCATGGGCGCGGTGAGCGACGTGGTCGCAATGGGCGACTCCACGCGCCTGCGGCAATGGGGGCTGGCGGCCGCGACCGCGATGCTCGGCTTCGCCGCGTTCTCCGCCGCCGGGTGGCTGGTCACCCCGCAAACCCTCTACGCCTCGAACCGCTGGCTCTGGCTGTCCGCGCTGGCGGGCGGCGCGCTGTTCGGATTCGGCATGGTGCTGGCCTCGGGCTGCGTCAGCAAGTCGCTGGTGCGCGCGGGCGCGGGCAACCTCAAGTCGCTCGTGGTCGTCATCGTCACGGGGATCGCGGCCTTCGCGACGTTGAAGGGGATCACCGCGGTGCTGCGCGTGAGCACGGTGGACCGCGTCGGCCTCGAGTTCGCGGGCAACGCGGACCTGGGCGGCCTTCTCGCGCGCACGAGCGGTCTCTCGCCTTCCGCGGCGGCCCTGCTCGCAGGCGGCTTGATCGGCGCCGGCCTGCTGTTGTGGGCGCTGTCATCGCCCGAAGCCCGCAGACCGATCAACCTCGCCGCCGGCTTCGGCGTCGGCCTGCTGGTGCTGGCCATGTGGTGGACCACCGGACGCCTGGGCCACCTGGCCGAGCATCCGCAGACGCTGGAAGAAGTCTGGCTGGCGACCAACTCGACGCGCGCCGAGGGCCTGAGCTTCGTCGCGCCCACCGGCTACGTGCTGGACTGGCTGATGTTCTTCAGCGATGCCAGCAAGCGCCTGACCGTGGGCATCGTCAGCGTGGCCGGCGTGCTGTGCGGCTCGGCGGCGATGGCGCTGGCCCGCCGCGACTTCCGCTGGGAAGGCTTCGGCGGCACTTCGGACCTGGGGCACCACCTCACCGGCGCGGTGCTGATGGGCGTCGGCGGCGTGACGGCCCTGGGCTGCAGCATCGGCCAGGGCGTGACGGGCCTGTCGACGCTGAGCCTGACCAGCATCGTCGCGGTGGCCGCGATGATCGGCGGCGCGGTCGCGGCCGTGAAGTACCAGGTCTGGCGCGTGGAACGCTCCTGA